The genomic window GGCCGGGTAGGAACTTACGTCGAACAGCACATGGCCTTCGGCGACATAGGCATGTCCGCCAGCCACCAAGGTTTCGATCATCGTGATGATCTGGCCGATATGCGCGGTGGCGAAGGGTTCGATATCCGGCGGCGCGGTACCAAGCTTCGCCATGTCTTCGCGATAAGCCTCGGTGAAGCGTCCAGTGATGGTGCCGATCGGTACGCCTTGCTCGATGGCGGCGTTGTTGATCTTGTCATCCACGTCGGTGATGTTGCGAGCGTAGACCACCTGCGGGTAATACCGGCGCAACAGTTTGACCAGCACGTCGAACACCACCGGGCCACGCGCATTGCCGATATGCACATAGCTGTAGACCGTGGGCCCGCACAGATACACCGTCACCCGGTTCGGATCGAGTGGCGCAAACGGCTCGATACGACGGCTGAGGCTGTTATAAAGCGAGGTCGGCATGGGCGATAGGTCCGCGGTCTGGGTCGTGCAGGCAAAGGAGTCGGGCATCTTATCAAGGTCTTGCGGCCAGACTGACGGGATGTATGTCGAATGTGTCTTAAAGTTCCAATTCTCAACACAAAATTAGGCACTAAGTTGCGGTACTTCTAAGCGTGGATTCAGCGTGAATTTGCTGCAATTTCACTATGCGCGATAGGCGCTTTCATCCCCCCTTTGCGGAGGTTGTTCATGAATAACAAGATGCTGTTGCTTCCCCTGCTGGTGCTCTTAAGCGTGTCCACCGGCGTGGCAGCGCAGACCGGCTATGGCAATTATCCGCCGCCCCCGCCGCCGCCGGGCGCTGGCCCAGCGCCAGCGCCGGGTGCCGGTGGTGATAACGCGCACTATGCCTGGGCTGATGTGCTGCGTGTCGATCCGGTCTACGGCATGGTGCAGACGGCCACCCCGACACAGCAGTGCTACGACCAGCAGGTCGTCCAGCAGACGCCCAGCAACAAGGGTATCGGCACGGTACTGGGTGCTGTGGTTGGTGGCGTACTGGGTAGCACCATTGGTCATGGCCGCGGCAATACTGCCGCGGTGGTTGGCGGCGCTGTGGTCGGCGGCGCGGTCGGCAACTCGGTCTCCAGTGGCGGCCAGACCGTCACCTCTGACCAGACTGTCTGCCAGCCGGGTAGCCAGGTCACTCAGCAGCGTCAGATCATTGGCTACGACGTTGAGTACCGCTATCACGGTGACGTTTATATGTCGCGTCTGAGCTATGACCCGGGTGAGCGCCTGCGCGTGCGGGTCAACGTGGCGCCTGCCGACTGATCAACGCATCCCTTTGATGAAGGCGGCCGCTGCCTGGGCACGGCCGCCTTTGTTTTGCTCGCTCCCCAAAGTCGAATACATCCTATGTTCTCCCCGCATGGGGTCTCCGTACGGTTTTCTGTTGCATGGCAACGAAAATCCAGTCATGATTAAAGTTCAACCACCCGGAAGCCTCATGTCCGCAGCCGTCTATACCGCTACCGTGCTTACCAGCGCCCGCATGGCCGCTGGCATGACATCGCGTGCGCGTCGACCGCTGGACCGACATTCGGCCGGGTAGGCTGTCGCCACGTTGCATGCGTAATACGACGACAAAA from Dyella caseinilytica includes these protein-coding regions:
- a CDS encoding glycine zipper 2TM domain-containing protein, producing the protein MNNKMLLLPLLVLLSVSTGVAAQTGYGNYPPPPPPPGAGPAPAPGAGGDNAHYAWADVLRVDPVYGMVQTATPTQQCYDQQVVQQTPSNKGIGTVLGAVVGGVLGSTIGHGRGNTAAVVGGAVVGGAVGNSVSSGGQTVTSDQTVCQPGSQVTQQRQIIGYDVEYRYHGDVYMSRLSYDPGERLRVRVNVAPAD